Genomic segment of Arachis stenosperma cultivar V10309 chromosome 4, arast.V10309.gnm1.PFL2, whole genome shotgun sequence:
GTTAatataggaggttggcttaagaattttttgaactcttggaacgcctcctcacattctggagtccattcaaactggcatcccttccttaatagggagaataatggaagggattttagtgccgatcctgctaaaaatctggagagggctgcaagtcggccattgagctgttgaacctctctcaaacaagtcgggcttttcatttctaggatggccctacatttgtcgggattggcctcaatccctctttgtgttagcatgaagcctagaaatttccctgcttcaactgcgaaggcgcattttgcgggatttaatctcatcccatgcaaccttatggtgttgaagacttgtgagaggtcggttaagaggtcgacttcttgcttggtttttactaacatgtcgtcgacgtatacctccattaaGCTCCCTAGATGGGGagaaaacactttgttcatcagcctttggtacgtggctcctgcattctttaatccgaatggcatgaccacgtaacaatagttggcttttggtgtgataaacgatgttttctcctggtcgggttcatgcatcgggatttggttatatcccgagtaggcgtccatgaatgataggtattggtaccctgagctggagtccaccagggtatcaatactcggtaggggataagggtccttaggacacgccttattcaagtcggtatagtcgacgcacattctccatttaccattttgttttttgactagcactacattggctagccacgttgggtatttgacctctctaataaagccggcttccaggagcgcctgtacttgctcttctactattgaggccctctctgggccgagcttgcgtcttctttgctgtacaggtcgggatcctgggtaaaccgagagcctatgagacatgagctcgggatcaattCCGGGCATGTCGGacgccttccaggcgaagaggtcggaattagctcttaggagttcgcccaacctttgtttcagggtttcccctaggttggctcctatgtaagtgttttttccttcctcctctccgacttgtatctcctcggtttttcctcccggctggggtcgcagctcttctctggtCCTGGCACCACCTAAttctatggtgtggacttctttgcccttcCCTCTCAGattcaggctttcgttgtagcacttccttgccaatttttgatctcccctcaccgttgctattcctcctggagtcgggaatttcatgcagaggtgaggagttgataccactgctccgagtcgattaagggtagttctgccaattaaggcattgtaggctgacccttcatcgatgactatgaagtctatgctcagagtccttgatttttccccttttccgaAAGTTGTATGAAGGGGTAGAAATCCCAGTggctttattggcgtatcccctaacccatatagggtgtcggggtaagctctcaactctttttcatctaaccctagcttgtcgaaggcgggcttgaaaaggatgtccgccgagcttccttggtctactagggttctgtggagatgggcgttggctaggatcatagttattaccACGGGGTCGTCATGCCTggggattatcccttgcccatccTCTTTTGTGAATGATATGGTGGGGAGGTCGGGTGTCTCATCCCCGACAtgatagactcttttgagatgtcttttacGAGAAGATTTAGTTACTccacctcccgcaaatcctcctgagatcatgtggaTGTGTCTCTCAGGGGTCTGCGGTGGAGGATCTCTCCTGTCCATATcatcttgttttctctttccatgagtatccgacctctccatgagatatctgtcaagccgaccttctctggccagcttttctatcacatttttgaggtcgtaacagtcgttggtggagtgaccatatattttatggtactcgcaatactcgctgcgacttcccccttttttgtttttaatgggtcttgggggtggcagcctttcagtgttgcaaatctctctgtatacgtccactatagaagtctttagaggagtataagagtgatactttctgggcctttcgagaccgggctcttccttcttcctgacttccctttctctctccttAGAGGAGGAAGTGGGTCCAGGTCGCGAACTCAGGTCTCTTAGCtttgcattctcttccatgttgatgtacttctcggccctttcttgtacatcacttagagaaacggggtgtcttttggatatagactgtgagaagggaccttctctaagtccattgactaactCCATTATGaatgcctctgtgggcaggtcttagatctctaaacatgctttgttgaacctttccatataggttCGCAgagattctccgacctcctgttttattcccaggaggctcggtgcatgttttactttgtctttttggattgaaaatctcatcaagaatttccttgagaggtcttcaaagctggtgaTGGATCTCGGgggaaggctatcgaaccacttcatcgcggCTTTGGacaaagtggtcgggaaagccttgcatctcgtagcgtcggaagcatcagctagatacatccgacttttgaagttacTTAGATGATGCTTCGGATCCGAGGttccgtcgtagaggtccatatcagggcttttgaagttccttggaacttttgccctcattatgtcctcgctgaatgGATCTTCTCCGCCCGGGAGTTGATCTTCTTGTTCATCGCGGGAGttcttgagggaggattctagctgtaagagttttctttctaactcttttcgccgttcTACCTCCTCTttaaggtacctttcggtttccttttgTTTCTCCCGCTCTTGCTCTAATTGTTCTAAGCGACTGTGGACTAACCCCATTAGTTCAGTCATATGGGATGGTCCACCTTTTTCCGATTCTCATTCGTCTGAGGGATTTGTCTTCGGGTCTTTCACCCCGGAGGTTCCCTCTCTATGCTGATCATTAACTTCTTGGTGGAGGGTTAAATCCACGTTGTCGTTACCTGCGTTCAGATTCTCTTCTTCGGAATCCGTTTCCGCATGAACTTCTTCGTGGAATCTATCCGCCATTgatggatgatctctcgggtccccggcaacggcgccaatgttacggtaggtaaccggagattaatacgTCGAATGGCGTTTAGCGGCCCAAGTGTATGATGGAGGAAAGCTCAGGGTAGGTCCGtgactcgggaggctccgtccgacttgtgctcgcgtgtgaatggggggtggtacctgcaaagacactccgatgcctaagttagcaagagtgtgagcaggtttagagagtattggaacttagagatacctgaggggtgtcagtgtatttatagtggtgagccaataaccaccgttggtgtagtgccgtatctttagggtaGTAACCGTCCctattatcttggggaggttaagatatggctttatgaggtggttagagagattttaggggcggttactcatttgaatgagtgtttatctgccagctaatctcacatccgacctcttcagaccaagtcgtggttgacaccgacttcttatgtgaagGTCGGCACTTAGCTAGGTTCTAATCCTTTAGATTAGGCCTTTTGGTTGGACTTGGGCCTTtgtattgggccagggtatgaacagtaagGATAAAATTGTCTTTTCATAATATTATATACTATTTCCTTTCCCCTTATTTTCCTTTCATCCAAACATATTTAAGTTGGTCAAATTAGTGCTTTCATTACTTCTATTGCTCATGACATTAGAGTTTATTGATATATTAAGTGATACCACAATACATACCGGACCGTTTTAATTGGCTActaacataataaatttatgaatttaaatcaaatcaacCATAAATTGAGAGATTTCAATGCCTCAAAGTTTGTTCGATTTGAGGTTGATTTAATCTAATTGCATAAACTTATCATGTTGGATGCTAAATAGGACTATTGTGTGTGTTATGGTGAGCATGGTGTCATTTGACGTGCCAGATAAGTAAATTTTGACTCCATCGGCAGCCGAAGTGACGAAATGACTAATGTGactaacttaaaatttttgaaggacgaatttgattaaaaaaaaaatcttttagaGATCAATTTAAAAAACAAGTAATATTTTAGagacaaatttaaattttttttaagcaaAGAATTAAACACAACATAAtagaggaaaaaaataaaaaaagaaataacaaaataaataaaatgtaaaaCTCAACCCGTAGTCATCTCAGGTATTGCCATCAACAATCATAAAAATCAACACCTTCTACTCTCGGTAGCTTTTAACCATTCTATAGATAACTTCCTGTACATCGGAGTGCTTGTTCTTAAAAAttctatcatttttttttatgtcaAATATTCTAAATGACAGTAAAAAAAACTAATCAACCACCGGTTccgcttttctttttttctagtCTATCCGAGGCAAATAACCAAGCACACCACACCTGCCAAGTATACTCACAACCAAGGAACATATGAAatatattttcaatcttttttttacataatacaCAAACAATATCATTCAGACCAATAACACCTAACCAACACAATCTTTCTTTAGAATTAACTCGCCCAACCAAGATAAGGCAAGTTAGTGAAACTATAACTTGTTATATCTTTTGAAAGTATTTTTGCATGCATAACGTGCACCAAAGAGTTAGTAGaataaatacatttttttttatcaaatttctATACAACTTGATCTTCTCTCTCAAATGTTATCGTGACCGACTCTAAGGTTCTATGGAGTTGGTTAAGTAGCCCCATCTCCCGTTGAAACAACTCTTTCCTCCAGTAAAAAATTCATATCCATTCTAATCTATGGCAAACTTCACAATCTCCGATAGAAGAACCTCTTTGCTTTGAAATCGAAAAAAGACTTAAAAAAGTATGTTTTAGAGTACCATTTTATAATCAAATTCCTAATTCTATAAACAAGTTTCGAATCAATTTCTCTCTTACGCATGGTTCTTTAATTTGTAACTAATAAATATCTTTCTAAGGACTCTTCTTTAGGTATTGGTTGACTAGAAAGTATCTCTGAAAAATTCAAGTTACTACATGAATACACAATCTTCTCCTATAACGGATAGTCTTCTTTTGAAAACCACCACTGCCACTTAAACAAGAGAgctatatttaaaattattacatcTCCAATCTACCTAGTTTTTTCAGAGTCTGCACCAATTCTCATTTTATTAAAAGTATTccatttttttcatcatttttattCCACAAAAATCTCATTTACAGTGAAATTAGCTTCTCTATCATAGATTTAGTGGTTGTTTAAGCAtcattaaattgataaaaaatatcttttttcaattaaattttttttttaattttttagtgtatttaataaatttctaatagtaaaaataaaagtattaaaaaaataaaaaatatttttttttgagaaactataatttacatcttttttttaaaaaaaattttaacaaaaatatttttcacataataaataaacaaaaacgtacttttatcttattttatccaaatataattgataaattaaaagatctttttatataaaatatctaaatataaaattacttttatttttataaaaagttctttaaaaaaattttatttaaaaaattttttatgtccAAATAAATTTTTACACATTTTCTACCAAACTAAGATAATATACAAACAGactattaaaaacaaatttaataaaaactaGCTTCCAGTTTTATTAAGAATTTTCGCTTTTCATATTGTTATGGCCCGGCCCAAGGTCCACACGGGTCGACCCGGCCCAAGTTCTATCCGACCCGGATGCCTGCActccaaccgacccggacacaCGTCCTGTACGGCTCACACCCGGCTGCATGGCAGCGTCCTTGGAGAATTGGGCCTGACCTCACGTGGGGCCCATTACTGACATGTATAaaaggggaagattggctcttcccccgaggtacgtcacttTCTACATCACTCCCCCTGCTTGTACGatttctgacttgagcgtcggagtgtctttgcaggtggcaccccccctcgTCCGTTCACCAACTCAAGTGCTCGCCAGCTCGGCAGACCCTCGATCAGCGCACCCAGGACTAAGACACCCATCATCTATCCACCTTTGCATCTTCTGTCCACCCGACCTGTTCAGGAGCCGACTaacgaacattggcgccgtctgtggggactcTAAATGGAGGTTGTACTGGGTCTTGGCGACCAAGGCCGGGCTGCCGGAGCGGAGGGGGCAGCCTCCGTCGCCTCGCAAGGGGGGCGGCGAAGGTCCCCCCATCGACGCACGGGGACACGACCATTCGGAGGAACGGGCGGCGatagcgccataataatgcaagaGCTGCGCCACCGAGTCCAGAACCTGGAGCGGCAGCTTGCCGACCGGGAGCAGGACGGACGCTCTACCGATCCGAGCTATACCCCGTCTCCCGGAAGCGAGGAGGAAGACTCTTACCGAAGCCGCCCGCGGACGGAAGCAGAGAGTTCGCGGGAGGAGTCACCCATAATGAGGAGACGAAATGACACGATCATCTACTCCCGAGGCAGACCGACCCATCGAGCGACAAGAGGTCGCGAAGACGGAAGAACACGACAACCTGTGATAATGGGCGCCACCCCGTTCCACCGATCTATCCTCGAGGTCCGGCtgccgaaacacttcgacaagccaacggacatgaggtacgacggaACTCAAGACCCTCTAGAACACCTGACGGCCTTCGAGGCCAGAATGAATCTAGAGGGGGTAGGCGACGAAGTGAGATGCCGCGCCTTCCCGGTGACCTTAGCAGGACCAGAGATCAaatggtttaacggcctccccCAAGGTTCTATCTACAATTTCTCAGACATCAGCCGCGCTTTCCTGGCTCAATTCACAACGTGAATAGCAAAGGCTAAGCATCCTATCAACCTTCTCGGGGTAACCCAAAGACAGGGAGAGCCGACCAGGAAGTACTTGgatcggttcaacgacgaatgcttggaaatTGACGGCTTAACCGACTCGGTGGCCAGTCTTTGCCTAacgaacggcctcctcaacgagaaCTTCCGGAAACACCTCACCACGAAACCAGTTTGGACGATGCATGAAATCCAAACAGTGGCCAAGGAGTATATAAAcgacgaggaagtcagccgagtcgtggctgccaaCAAACGGCAGTCCGGTTACAGCCAAGCACGGCAGCCCGTCGACGGAGAGAGAGCTAAGGAAAAAGCTAGGGAAGAGGCGTCAAACAGGGCACCTTGACCATTCCCCAGGGTCGGGAAATTCAACAATTACACCCCACTCACTCTCCCCATCGTGGAGGTCTACCAACAGATAGCGGAGAAGGGAATCCTTTCAAAGCCCCGAGCACTTAAGGACCGAACAGGAGGAAACAAGAACCTTTACTGTGATTACCACAAGGGGTATGGCCATCAAACACAGGACTGTTTCGACCTGAAGGATGCATTAGAGCAAGCgataagggaaggaaagctggcagcgtTCTCCCATCTTATCAGGGAGCCGAGAAGGCGTTATCGCGACCAGGACGAGGAAGGCAAGACACGCCCGGTCAAGCGGCGACAAGAGCCTGAAGACAGAGACCACGGCCTCACGGTGATAAACGTGGTAACGGCAAAGAACACTGCACCAAAATCCCGGTCGGCACACAAGAAAGACGCCAAGGTACTGGCGATCTCATCTTCACCAGTGCAGAGTACCAAAAAACCCCCGTCCATTTCTTTCGGCCCAGAAGATCAATGGTTCAGCGACGCCCCGGAAAACcctcccatggtcatcacggccagagtaggaaccggcctcgtcaaacggATCCTTGTCGACACTGGGGCCGactcaaacatcatgttccgaAACGTGTTCGACGCACTGGGGCTGAAGGATGCCGACCTGACGACCCACCAGCACGGGTTATCGGGTtaggcgaccacttcatcaaaccaGACGGAGTCATTTCCCTACCGATCTCGGTAGGACAGATGCAAGGCCGAAGGTCGGCGATGGCCGAATTCGTGATCCTCCGAGACTCCACAGCCTACAATATCATCTTGGGAAGGAAGACAATCAATGATTTTGAGGTCATAATCAACACCAAGCTACTAGTTATGAAGTTCGTCACCGATGATGGATCCATAGGGACCATAAGAGGAGACCTCGAGACGGCGGTCGCCTGCGACAACGCCAGCCTTTCCCTCAGAAAGAAGTCCAAGGAAGCATCCGGCGTATTCCTAGCCGACCTCGATGCCAGAGTAGAGGACAACCCGATGCCGGAACCAGAAGGGGACCTGGAGAAATTTAGCATCGGTGACGAAGGGGAAAGATTCACATTCGTTAACAAGAACCTCCCGCATGAGTTGAAGGAGCCTTTGATTGAAATGATAAGGGCCAACAAGGACCTGTTCGCATGGACgccagccgacatgccgggcattaATCCACAAATCATTTCACACCACCTAGCCGTCAAGCCGGAAGCACGCCCAGTGGCTCAACGAAGAAGAAAGATGTCGGCGGAAAGAACAGAGGAGGTAGCCAAGCAAACGGCcggcctcctagaagcaggcttCATACGAGAAGTGGACTACTCGACGTGGCTCTCAAATGTGGTATTGGTGAAAAAACACAATGGCagatggagaatgtgcgtggactactctgaccttaacaaagcatgccccaaagattgCTTCCCTCTCCCCAACATAGATGCACTCGTCGACGCTGCGGCGGGGTACCGGTATCTgagtttcatggacgcctactccggttacaatcagataccgatgcaccgaccagacgaagacaaaacggcgttcataacgccaggAGGAACTTTCTACTACAAGGTAATGCCGTTTGGCTTGAAAAATGCAGGGGCgacatatcaaaggctgatgaacaggaTATTCCGCGACCTCATAGGGAAAACGGTCGAAGTttacgtggacgacatcctgGCAAAAACGACACGACCTGACGACCTCCTAAACGACCTGGCAAGTGTGTTTGCGTCCCTCCGTCAACATGGTATGAGGCTGAACCCcctcaagtgcgccttcgccatggaagccggcaagttcctaggatttatgataactcagagaggggtagaagccaacccggagaaatgccagGCAATACTTCAGATGAAGAGCCCGGGCTGTGTCAAGGACGTCCAGAGGTTGGCAGGGCGATTGACATCGCTTTCCCGGTTTCTCGGGGCCTCGGCGACAAAGGCCCTGCCATTCTtcaacctcatgaagaaagggatggcgtttgagtggacacccgcgtgcgaagaagcctttcaacacttcaaggaaatcctaGCGGCACCTCCCGTTCTCGGGAAGCCAAGGGACGGGGAACCACTGTACCTATACCTCGCTATAACAAGCGAAGCCCTGGCCGCAGTACTAGTGCGGGAGGACGGGAGGACCCAACAACCAGTCTACTTCATAAGCAGGGCCCTACAAGGAGCAGAGTTAAGATAtagcaagttggaaaagctagccttagcACTCCTAACTTCCTCGAGAAGGTTAAAACAGTACTTCCAGAGTCACCAAGTGGTCGTCAGAACGGACCAAGGGATCCGACAAGTTCTCCAAAAACCCGACCtggcgggaagaatgatgacttggtccatcgaactctctcaatatgacatacggtatgagccccggcaagccatcaaggcgcaGGCGATGGCGGATTTTTTGGTTGAAGTAACAGGAGACCCAGGCGAAGACATGggtacacggtggaagctccatgtggacggagc
This window contains:
- the LOC130975555 gene encoding uncharacterized protein LOC130975555 translates to MEVVLGLGDQGRAAGAEGAASVASQGGRRRSPHRRTGTRPFGGTGGDSAIIMQELRHRVQNLERQLADREQDGRSTDPSYTPSPGSEEEDSYRSRPRTEAESSREESPIMRRRNDTIIYSRGRPTHRATRGREDGRTRQPVIMGATPFHRSILEVRLPKHFDKPTDMRYDGTQDPLEHLTAFEARMNLEGVGDEVRCRAFPVTLAGPEIKWFNGLPQAKAKHPINLLGVTQRQGEPTRKYLDRFNDECLEIDGLTDSVASLCLTNGLLNENFRKHLTTKPVWTMHEIQTVAKEYINDEEVSRVVAANKRQSGYSQARQPVDGERAKEKAREEASNRIAEKGILSKPRALKDRTGGNKNLYCDYHKGYGHQTQDCFDLKDALEQAIREGKLAAFSHLIREPRRRYRDQDEEGKTRPVKRRQEPEDRDHGLTVINVVTAKNTAPKSRSAHKKDAKVLAISSSPVQSTKKPPSISFGPEDQWFSDAPENPPMVITARVGTGLVKRILVDTGADSNIMFRNVFDALGLKDADLTTHQHGLSG